The genomic interval atccatatcatGAAAGTTCAGTATGCCTGCAATTTATTCGGTTTTATCCTAAAAGGCTAAAACCAGCCTAAAACAGCTCATAATTATTTACATTCTTAATCCAAACTCATTTCcagcaagaaaaaaagaatgccAGAAATTTACAGCCTAGAAAGAAAcatttttccccttttccccTATGGCAGCAACGAAAGGAAAACGCTGAAAAGCTTACTAAACACATCCAGGCTTTTAGCATCTCTGCATTTGCTTTCGGTTCAAGATTCTGTGATCGCTTCTGAGTTACTATCACGCTcatcttttggatttttgcttttacttataagccaaaatctgaattttcaaccttaaactTAGTGttgaatttgatgttttttcactgaagtttattttatacctTTAGCGATGCAGTATACTAACTGTCCTTAAAAATCTCTTCTCAAACAGGCAGCTATGCAGTATACTAACTGTCCTTAAATATCTCTTCTTTCAGCTTGATGAACACCACCAGGGCAAAGCACAGTTCACCAACAGCTAAAGCGATCTTGAAAAATTCTTTTGGATAGAACCAACTGCGTCAgcatcatcagcagcagcgcgCGCGTCGCCGGTGCGAACAGAGCGCGCCAGGTCGACGAGATCGCGTTGCGCcacgaaaagaaaaattccATTCCGTTACGCGCGGAAAAATTAATAAGTAATCGATGCTGTCCCAGCCAGCCATGGTGGCAATCGAgcgagcaggagcagcagttATTGCAGGCGAGTAATATATTCATTCGCCACCCCCTGCTGCATTGCACTGCACGTCCCAAGCTACGCCGATCGCACATGCATGGCGGGGCGACCGGATTGGCGGTTGCCTTCTCCGCTGCGAGCGCGAGATCGTGGTGCAGTCTAGTGGCGTTGTGGTGTGAGGAGGTGGAGCTTGCAGAGGGTGGAGGTCATGGGCAGGGCGGGTAGGTGGCTGCGAAGCTTCTTGCCGAGCAGAAAGGACagggcgagggcggcgccggcgccggagacggagacggggcatgtggtggcggcggcggtgacgtcgacgccggcgtcgacgccTGGGGcgaaggagaagaggaggtggAGCTTCCGGAGGCCGGCGGTGAAGGATGCTGCGGGCAATGGGCATGGGCAGCTCGGGTTCTTGGAGCCGCGGATAGACCCCGACCAGCACGCCGTCGCGGTGGCTAtagccacggcggcggcggccgaggctgCCGTGGCGGCCAAgcaggcggccgccgccgccttccggCTGGCCGGGTCGAAGcgggccgtcgtcgtcggcattgaggaggcggcggcgatcaaGATCCAGTGCGTCTTCAGGTCCTACCTGGTGAGTGGtctctcgccgccgtcttgcttgcctcgccgccgggagAAGTGCTTCGCGGTTTTGATGGTTTTTGCTTTGCTTCGCTCCGTCGCAGGCGAGGAAGGCGCTGTGCGCGCTGAGGGGGCTCGTGAAGCTTCAGGCGCTGGTGCGCGGCCACCTCGTGCGGCGGCAGGCCAGCAACACGCTGCGCTGCATGCaggcgctcgtcgccgcccagcaccgcgcgcgcgcggcgcggctccGCCTCCTCGACGACGACAAGGAGAAGCCCCTCCGCACTCCGAGGATGACGCCcacccgccgctcgccgcaccACCCACGCTTCCGCCAGCAACAACTGGTACGGCACGAAGCGTTGTGTGTTAAAGCTTGGACGGGGCTAACCATGGCGTGCGAAATGCAGGAGGTTGAGGAGAACGTGAAGATCGTGGAGGTGGACACcggctacggcggcggcgaggcgcacTGCACGCCGAGGACGTCGCGGCGGAGCAGCTGCTACGCGACGCCGCTGTGCCGCACGCCGTCCAAGGTGGAGCTGTACCAGAAg from Oryza brachyantha chromosome 3, ObraRS2, whole genome shotgun sequence carries:
- the LOC121053910 gene encoding protein IQ-DOMAIN 14-like — its product is MGRAGRWLRSFLPSRKDRARAAPAPETETGHVVAAAVTSTPASTPGAKEKRRWSFRRPAVKDAAGNGHGQLGFLEPRIDPDQHAVAVAIATAAAAEAAVAAKQAAAAAFRLAGSKRAVVVGIEEAAAIKIQCVFRSYLARKALCALRGLVKLQALVRGHLVRRQASNTLRCMQALVAAQHRARAARLRLLDDDKEKPLRTPRMTPTRRSPHHPRFRQQQLVRHEALCVKAWTGLTMACEMQEVEENVKIVEVDTGYGGGEAHCTPRTSRRSSCYATPLCRTPSKVELYQKVSPTPSALTDASARTYSGRYEDFSFSTARNSPWHHFASDAPCKPPPPPHQHESQGGAGDHPLFFPNYMANTESSRAKARSQSAPRQRASVSSASEVSWERQPSGRRRASLEGQGHASARSLAALPKCGASAAAAMARVQRCPSQVSAPASCPWGSRLLDPSSASLHDSECGSTSTVLTAATTTYCWSLATDNAAIA